The Cryptococcus gattii WM276 chromosome F, complete sequence genome segment GCAAGATTCACCAAACTCAAAGTAAGCCTAAAGACAAAGGCATCCCATCTGTCATGCAACCACATTGCCAAACCGATACTATGCAACGAGCGAGAGTTGGTGAGGGAATGGGTATAGCCTATGGATGCCCACTTAGCGGTGAGATTGATTCGTGAGGAAGGGGAGCCGAGGATCTGGTTGTTGGCCTGCATCATTCTCTGGCAGCGGGATAAAAAGATTAACTCCTGTGGACGGCCGTTAGATTGATTGAAATTTACTGCAATAAACTGACTCTTGGTATCAATTGTTCATTCTCTAACATTGTTTTCAGTCTTCGCTTCAGTTCAACTTGTTGTTGGTACTTGTCCTCTTCTGTGGGTTTCGAATCGTTTTTGGGCCTTCCTTTATCTTTGCGCACTTGGAAAGGTCGAAGAAGAATTGCAGAGGCGAACCTGCAGTCGAAAGAGTTAGATCAGTCTTATTAGCTCTAAGCGTTTCTTTAGTGGTGGTCTCACAAGTTGGGATCGAGAGCAATACCCCATTTTTTTGCGATATTTTCTATTGTAGGGATATCAATGACGAAAAGGGACCGCCATAATCTGCAGTAGTCCTCGCGAAACTCCTGGGGAAGCTCGATGTATAGTCCGTGATCTATCAGAACCTGGTCCAATTCCCAGTCAACATTGCAAATTTAGACTGAAAGTTCAAGGACTACTTACTATTTGCGGTCTCCCTTTCTTGATTGGATGAGGTCGCACCAGAATATTTCCTGGATGGGGATCACAATGAACGAATCCCCAGGAAAAAATCATAGCCGACATCGTCGATATGGCTAAATCCATTACGTCGTGAAGATTGAGGCCCCAGTCTTCAATTTGCTTCTTATCATTCAAACTACATTACCTGGCGTCAGTCGCTCTAGGAACTCAAGTGAAGAGCAGACATACCGACATCCGTCGATCCACTCCATAACCATCACACGATCACTTTCCAGGCAGCCTTCATCTTTCCCGTATACCCGAGGAACATACACGTCATCTCTGAGTTCTGTAGTACGCTCCAAAAACTCGGCGCACCGTCTAGCATTGGAAGCCTCATGGATAAAAGAAGTCTCAAATCGCATCTGATTGGACACATATTTAGCCCTTGGCCAAACGTTAGCATGGGAACAACTATAGATATAACAATTAAAAGAAGCACTTACACGAAGTACACTATTCATGGCATGTCAGCTCATAAACAAGACTAAAGTGCATAAGGACTTACTGGGCATATCAAACAGCTTCTCAGACAACCACATGAGCGATCTAAACATTTAGGACCATCAGGCATCCATCGGAGCTCTTTCCTCCCGGGTGAAGACCTACCTGTAACTGAACAGATCCCATTCCATTTGCTTCTCGATTGCTGGCTTTTGCACCTTGACCGCCACTACCTTGCCAGAACTCTCATCTCCCGGCCCAGGTTTCAGTACTGCTTTATGAACTTGAGCCACTGATGCCGAGGCGAGAGGATCTCTCGAGAATTCTTGGAAGATATCTTCGGGTTTGACACCCAGATCTTTTAAGAATACTTCTACGACCTCGTCGTACGACACTGCGGGCGCTCGATCGAAGACATGTCCGAAGGCTTCTTGGTAAGGTTTCGGAAGAAGGGCAGCTTGTAATCCAAGTGCTTGACCAAGTTTTAGATAAAGCCCTTGGTTAATGTCAATGACCCATCTTAAACGATTAGCCACTCTGGTATGGAGTGCCTCTATCTCATCTGCTTTGGACGGGGCAAAATTAATTTTATCTGTGACCAGTCAGTATAGAAAGCAAGCAAGCATGTTAAGAACTCTTGTTGGCATTACTTACAGTCTAATGTACACAAAATACTGTGGTTCAATGTCAGCGGACCTCTCGAAAGACAAGACAAGAAAGGTACCAACCCGATATAACCAGTCCTCAAACTCCTGGTCAGAGCACTTGCGTTTATCTCCTTATCGTAGACATAAACCACACCTCCTCCAGCTGCCAGAATAGCCAATCTCCTCGCCCATATTGTCAATTTCGATCTGTTCTGTCTGGTTATGTGGCGTATCGAAGTAGAAGATACCCGAGGCAAGCTAGTTC includes the following:
- a CDS encoding mitochondrion protein, putative (Similar to TIGR gene model, INSD accession AAW44343.1); its protein translation is MLPRLSRRPLPAKSLAIAEGKRQFTSRIGTSLPRVSSTSIRHITRQNRSKLTIWARRLAILAAGGGVVYVYDKEINASALTRSLRTGYIGILCTLDYKINFAPSKADEIEALHTRVANRLRWVIDINQGLYLKLGQALGLQAALLPKPYQEAFGHVFDRAPAVSYDEVVEVFLKDLGVKPEDIFQEFSRDPLASASVAQVHKAVLKPGPGDESSGKVVAVKVQKPAIEKQMEWDLFSYRSLMWLSEKLFDMPMYFVAKYVSNQMRFETSFIHEASNARRCAEFLERTTELRDDVYVPRVYGKDEGCLESDRVMVMEWIDGCRLNDKKQIEDWGLNLHDVMDLAISTMSAMIFSWGFVHCDPHPGNILVRPHPIKKGRPQIVLIDHGLYIELPQEFREDYCRLWRSLFVIDIPTIENIAKKWGIALDPNLFASAILLRPFQVRKDKGRPKNDSKPTEEDKYQQQVELKRRLKTMLENEQLIPRELIFLSRCQRMMQANNQILGSPSSRINLTAKWASIGYTHSLTNSRSLHSIGLAMWLHDRWDAFVFRLTLSLVNLAFWLTTLKQKLIPRDKGNWEDRIQAQFEAMAKEEFGIEINDQVFLG